One segment of Paramormyrops kingsleyae isolate MSU_618 chromosome 8, PKINGS_0.4, whole genome shotgun sequence DNA contains the following:
- the LOC140592205 gene encoding uncharacterized protein, which produces MCISLQETMKEQSTRYKIRSLQRRCSVGVGRLKDVIEEHLHHGVSSLDIREKTLAFFTLRRALLLHNGYSRCSRDVLRLSPNPAEDVTPLFYQQ; this is translated from the exons ATGTGTATCAGTCTTCAGGAGACTATGAAGGAACAGAGCACAAG GTACAAAATCCGGAGCTTACAGAGAAGGTGCAGTGTTGGTGTTGGAAGGCTGAAGGATGTAATTGAGGAGCACCTTCATCATGGGGTCTCCAGCCTGGACATTCGGGAGAAGACCTTGGCTTTTTTCACGTTGAGAAGGGCCTTGCTGCTTCACAACGGATATTCCAGGTGTTCCCGGGATGTTCTGCGTCTCTCTCCTAACCCTGCCGAGGATGTAACTCCACTGTTCTACCAGCAGTAA
- the LOC140592186 gene encoding transcription factor HES-5-like, whose amino-acid sequence MAPTVTAAVIYSQEHLTLDNKLRKPMVEKMRRDRINSSIEQLKTLLSQEFLSQHPDSKLEKADILEMTVSFLRRQSHQQPVITSSCSADENEGFFGCVQEIVCFLSREDVKTQSQMKLLRHFQTMQPSSGKSRGDSVLSCQSSPARHTAIKEKTPVNSALWRPW is encoded by the exons ATGGCACCGACAGTCACAGCAGCTGTGATCTATTCTCAGGAGCATCTCACTCTGGACAACAAG CTGAGGAAGCCGATGGTGGAGAAGATGCGCAGAGATCGCATCAACAGCAGCATCGAGCAGCTCAAGACTCTCCTGAGCCAAGAGTTTCTCAGCCAGCATCCCGACTCCAAGCTGGAGAAAGCCGACATCCTGGAAATGACAGTTAGTTTCCTGAGACGACAAAGCCATCAGCAGCCAGTGATCACCTCGTCCTGTTCAGCAGATGAAAATGAGGGCTTCTTCGGGTGTGTCCAAGAGATTGTGTGTTTCCTGTCAAGGGAAGATGTGAAGACACAGTCCCAGATGAAACTCCTGAGGCACTTCCAAACCATGCAGCCTTCCTCTGGTAAAAGCAGGGGTGACAGTGTCTTGTCTTGCCAAAGTTCACCAGCTCGTCATACAGCTATTAAAGAGAAGACGCCAGTCAACAGCGCCCTCTGGAGACCATGGTGA